GTGGTCGCCCAGCACGTGCTCGTTGAGGTTCTCGCCGGTGCCGACGCCGGCGAAGAACGTCCGGCCGTCGAACATCGCCGCCGCCGTCGCGGCCGCCTGCGCGTAGATCGCCGGGTGGATCCGGATGATCGGCGCCGAGACGCCCACGCCGACGTCGACGTCGTCAGTCGCCGCCGCGACGCCGCCCAGCGTCGACCAGACGAACGGCGCGTTCCCCTGCGCGCTGACCCACGGGTGGAAGTGGTCCGAGGCGGAGACGAAGTCGAAGCCCACCTCCTCCGCCCGCGCGGCGTGCTCGACCAGGTCGTTCGGGCTGTGCTCCTCGCTGGAGAGAGTGTATCCGATCTGGGGCATTGATGACTCCGGGGCGGTCTGGCGGCCGCCGACTCCCTCCGCTTCACGTGTCAGCAAGGTAATTCTATTGCCGGCGTGAGCGGGGTGCTTGTGGGGCGGGCGTGTGGTGACGGACAGGCCCGCCCTCGCCGAGTGAGTCACCCGCAACGGTATTGGTTACGCAGCCAATCGGCTGTAATCGGAATGGGGGTGCCCTCCGCCCGGCGGAGTCCCACCGCGTTGATCGCAGTCAACGTCTTCCTGATCGCGATCATCGCCGCTGGGCTCGGATTCCGGGTCGCCAGCGGGGCGGAGCTGTCGGGCGCGTGCCTCGCCAGCGTGGCCACCGGCGTCCCCGCCCACGTCGCCTTCGCCGTCGGCGCCTATCGGCTCGGCCGCTCGGAGGTCACACCGGAGTCCTATCCTCGGATCGTCCGGTGGACGCTCGTCGGCGCGGGACTGCTCGCCGCGCTCGTCGGCGTCTTCGCGGTCACGCTGCACGAGTCGTGGGTCGCGGTGGCCGGGACGATCAGGTGGGCGGTGGGGATCGGCGGCGGCGCTGGCTTCTTCGCCGGCTTCGTCAGCGCTCGCCTGACCGAGCAGCGCCTCGCGGCCGAGCGTGCCTCCGTCCGCGCCGAGGAGGCCAGGCGGCGACAGGAGTCGCTGGAGTACCTCAACGCGCTCCTCCGTCACGAGGTCCTGAACGCGGCGACCGTCGTCTCGGGGCGGACGGCACACCTCCAGTCGCAGTCCGAGGACGACGACCTCGCCGAGCACCTCGCGGCCATCAGGCGCCAGGCCGACGACATGGCCGCGACCGTCGACGACGTCCGCACCCTGATTCAGGCGAGCACGGACGCGGCGGACCTCGAACCGATCGACGCCGTACCGATCGTCGAGGAGCAGCTCCGGACGCTCGACGAGCAGTACGACCGCCTCCGGACGGAGTCGGACCTGCCGGCGACGGCGGTCGTGCGCGCCGACGACCTCCTCGGGCGGCTCTTCGAGGAGCTGTTCCGGAACTGTATCGAGCACGCCGACGCCGCCCCCGTCCGCCTCACCGTCACGGGCCGGACGACCGACGAGCACCTCGTCGTCGAGGTGGCCGACGACGGGCCGGGGATTCCGCCCGACCTGCGCGAGGGGTTGTTCGCGCAGGGCGTCGATCGGCTGGACGAGAAGAGCCGGCTGGGAGCGGCCATCGTCGGCCAGCTGACCGAGACGTACGGTGGGGACGTCGAACTGACCGAGACTGGCCCGGACGGGACGGTCGTCACGGTCCGGTTGCCACTGGCGACGCCGCGGACGGGGAGCGGCGGAAGCCGGTCGACGACGGCGGACGACGGTCGCGAGTAGCTGCGAAAGCCTGTTTTGCCTCGGGGCGCTGGTCCACGACAATGAGCGACAGCGACTCTGGTGGTCCCAAGCAGGTCTCCGACCCGGAGTACCACAGCGAGAACCACACGGCCGCCCAGACGTGTGGCTGGACCGCCAACGCCGTCCGGGGGGAGGGCAAGTGCTACAAGTACATCTTCTATGGGATCGAGTCGCACAGGTGCATCCAGATGACGCCCGTCGTGAAGTGCAACGAGCGGTGCGTCTTCTGCTGGCGGGACCACGCCGGCCACGCCTACGAACTGGACGGCGTCGAGTGGGACGACCCGGCCGCGGTCGCCGAGGCCTCGCTGGACCTCCAGAAGCGGCTCCTCTCGGGGTTCGGCGGCAACGACGAGGTGCCCGACCAGGTGTTCGAGGAGGCCATGGAGCCGCGCCACGTCGCCATCTCGCTGGACGGCGAACCCACGCTCTACCCCTACCTGCCGGAGCTCATCGAGGAGTTCCACGACCGCGACATCACCACCTTCCTCGTCTCGAACGGCACCAACCCCGACGTGCTCGCCGACTGTGACCCGACGCAGCTGTACGTCTCCGTCGACGCCCCCGACCGCAAGACGTTCGACTCGACCGTCAAGGCCGTCGAGGACGGCGCCTGGGACTCGCTGATCGACACGCTAGACGTCCTCGCCGAGAAGGAGGAGACACGCACCGTAATCCGGACGACGCTGGTCAAGGGCCACAACATGCACCACCCCGCGTGGTACGCGGCGATGTGCGACCGCGCGAACGCCGACTTCGTCGAGATGAAGGCCTACATGCACGTCGGACACTCGCGGGGCCGGCTGGACCGGGACTCGATGCCCAGTCACGACGAGGTCCGCGCGTTCACCGAGGACGTCCAGCAGTTCCTGCCCGACCACGACGTCATCAAGGAGGTCGAGGAGTCCCACGTCGCGGTGCTCGCGCGCGACGAGGAGACTTGGGTCCCGAAGCTGGAGAAGGGCAGCGAGTTCTGGGAGCGGGATCCGGTGGTTAGTTACTGAGTGCGAGGTTCCGACCGACGGGAGGCCTCGGACAGAGCGAGCGGGAGCGACCGCAGGGAGCGACACGCGAGCCGCGAGGTTCCGACCGCGGGGAGGAACCTCGGACAGAGCGAGCGGGAGCGACCGCAGGGAGCGACACGCGAGCCGCGAGGACCTCGGACGGTGACGAGTGAATCGTATCTTAACCTATGTGTTTTAGTGACAGAATCGTTGTAATGTGCTAGAATGGGATCCTCGTCGCCCTCAGAATCGCCACTTCGTACTCGGGCCCAGCGGCAGGAATTCGTTGCCGATATCGGTCGGCTGGCCCTGGAGGCGGGCGACTTCGAGCGGCTACTGGACGAGGTCGTGGTGGGGATTGCGGCGGGGCTGGACGTCCCGCTGAGTCAGGCACTGGAACTGCGGCCCGACGGCGACGAAGCGCTCCTCAGACGCGGCGCGGGCTGGGACGACGGGCTCGTCGGCACCGCCGCCGTCCCGACGGAGGGGTCGACGGCGGGACGGGCCCTCGAGACCGGCGAACCGGTCGCCGTCGACGACCTGCGCGCGGACGAGCGGTCCGCCGCGGCCGGGGCGCTCACGGATCGCGACGTCGTCGCCGCCGTCAGCGTCGTCGTCGGCCCGAGGGACGACCCGTGGGGCGTCCTGGAGGCGTACGCGACCGAGGATGGGGCGTTCGCAGACGCCGACGTGGCCTTCCTCCGGAGCGTCGCGAACGCCCTGGCGGCGGCCGTCGAGACCGACCGCGTCCGGGACGACCGCGACCGGGAGCTGGAGCGCTACGAGCGCCTCGTCGACCGGCTCCCGGTCGGCGTCTACCGCAACACGCCCGGCCACGACGGGGAGTTCGTCGAGGTCAACGACGCGATGCTGTCGATCTTCGACGCCGACAGCGAGTCTGAGCTGCTGGACTGCGACGTCAGCGCGCTCTACCCCGACCCCGAGCAGCGCAGCGAGTTCAGCGAGCGGCTCGAGCGCGAAGGGGTCGTCGAGGACGTGGAACTAAAGCAGGAGACCCTCGACGGACGGCCGATCTGGATATCGGTGACCGCGATCCGGACCGAGGAGGACGGCGAGGTCTACTTCGACGGCATCGTTCGCGACGTCACCGAGCGCAAGCGCACCCAGCAGCGACTGGCGGAGGAGCGCGACACGTTCGCCGAGGGGCCGGCGGTCGTCTTCCGGTGGAAGAACGAGGAGGGGTGGCCGGTCGAGTACGTCTCCGAGAACGTCGAGGACGTGTTCGGCTACGCGCCGGCGGAGCTGGAGTCCGGCGACGTCCCGTACACGGACCTGCTCCTCGAGGGGGAGATCGACCGGATCGCCGCCGAGGTCGCCGAACACAGCGACGAGACGACCGAGCGGTTCAGCCACGAGCCCTACCGCGTCCGGACGAAGGACGGCGAGGTCCGCTGGGTGAAGGACACCACGAAGGTCGTCCGCGACGAGGCCGGCGAGATCACCCACTACATGGGGTACCTAGTCGACATCACCGAGCGCACGGTCCGGGAGCGGGAGCTGGAGGAGTCCGAGCAGCGCTACCGCACGCTGATCGATCACTTCCCCAACGGCGCCGTCGCCCTGGTCGACGAGGACCTCCGCTACCGGACCGTGGGCGGCGAACCGGAGCGGATCGCGGACCTGACCGCCGACGAACTGGAAGGGGAGCCGGTCGCCGAAGCGGTGTCGCCGGAGCTGGCGGCCGAACTCGTCCCCCGCTACGAGGCCGCCCTCGAAGGGACAGCCGACTCGTTCGAAGCGGAACTGGACGGGCGGTGCTTCCAGTTTCAGGTCGTGCCCGTCCGCGACGGGGACGGCGAGGTCTTCGCCGCGCTCGGCACCTCGCAGGACGTCACCGAACGGACGAAGCACGAGCGGATGCTGACCAAGTACGAGGCCATCGTCGAGACGATCGACGACGGCATCTACGTGAAAGACGAGGACGGCCGGTTCACGATCGTCAACGAGGCCTACGCCGAGATGACCGGCTACGACCGCGAGGAGCTGATCGGCGAGCACGCCTCCATGGTAGTCGACGAGTCGACCATCCAGCGGTCGCGGGCGACGTTGGACAGCGGCGACGGGAACCGGGTCATGGAGGCCGACATCGAGACGGCCGGCGGCGACCGGTTGCCGGCCGAGGCGACGTTCGCGACGCTGGAGACGGGCGACGGCGAGTCGGAGGAGATCGGCGTGGTGCGGGACGTGAGCGAACGCAAGGAGCGCGAGCGCGAACTGGAGCGCTACGAGACCATCGTCGAGGCCGTCAACGACGGCGTGTACGTGGTCGACGAGGACGGCCGGTTCACGATGGTCAACGACTCGTACGCCGAGATGACCGGCTACGACCGCGAGGAGCTGATCGGCGAGCACGTCACGACGGTCGTCGACCGGGACGTCGCCGAGGCGGCCCGCGGGGTCGAGGCCGAGATGCGCGACGGGCGCTTCGACGGGACGCCGATCGAGGCCGAACTCGAGACGAGGGACGGCGACCGGGTCCCCGCGGAGGCGACGTTCGCGATACTGGAGACCGGCGACGGCGGGGAGCAGCGCGTCGGCGTCGTGCGAGACGTCACCGACCGACGGGAGTACGAGCGCCGGCTCGAGGCGTCCAACGAGCGACTCGAACAGTTCGCGTACGCCGCCTCCCACGACCTCCAGGAGCCCCTTCGGATGGTCTCCAGCTACCTCCAGCTGATCGAGCGCCGCTACGCCGACGAGCTGGACGACGAGGGCCGGGAGTTCCTGGCGTTCGCGGTCGACGGCGCCGACCGCATGCGGGAGATGATCGAGGGACTGCTCGAGTACTCCCGCATCGAGACCCGGGGCGAGCCGTTCGAGCCCGTCGACCTCGACGACGTGCTCGCGGAGGTCCGCGACGACCTGCAGATCCGGATCGAGGAGACGAACGCCGAGATCGACGCCGAGTCGCTGCCGACCGTCGAGGGCGACCGCGGCCAGCTTCGACAGGTGCTCCAGAACCTGATCGACAACGCCATCGAGTACTCCGGCGACGCGCCGCCCAGGATCCACGTCGGCGCAGAGCGGAACGGAAGCGAGTGGGCAATCTCGGTCAGCGACAGGGGGATCGGCATCGATCCGGACGACGCCGACCGCGTCTTCGAGGTGTTCCAGCGCCTCCACACCCACGAGGAACACGAGGGCACCGGCATCGGCCTCGCGCTGTGTCGCCGCATCGTCGAGCGCCACGGCGTCCAACCGAGCGAAGCGAGGCTGGGCTCGGAGGACGAACAGAGCGAGTCCCGCGGCGTCCGCGCGAACGGGGTGAGCGCGGGCTCGACAGACGGGCGAAGCGAGTCTGTCGGCGGCGACATCCGGATCGACTCCGAACCCGGCGAGGGGACGACGGTCACCTTCACGCTGCCAGCGGCGGACGGCGACCGGTGACGGTCCCCGCTGTCGGCCCCCACGGCTTCGCAGAACCGGCCGAGAACGACCAAAACGCAGGAGTTATCCTCCGGACGACACTAGTTACGGGCACCTCTATGGACGCGACGTCAGCCAGTCGTCGTCGGGCCGCGCCAGCGAAGGCATGACGGCGGGCCCGGACCTGCCGGTCGTTCTCGTCGCGGTCGCGCTCCCGTTCACAGCCGTGGCGCTGGTTCCGACGGCCTACCGCCTGCTCGGGACGCAGACCGGCTATCTCGGCGCGGCCGTCGCCGCTGCCTGCTTCGCCTTGCTGGCGACCCAGTACGGCGCGACTGGCACCGTCGGGCTGGAGTGGGTCCCGTCGCTGGGGATCGGCCTCCGGTTCCGCGTCGACGGCTGGGGACTGCTCTTCGCGCTGCTGGCCAGCGGCATCGGCGTCCTCGTGTTCACCTACTCGGCCGGCTACCTGCACGGCGGGCGGGAACTCGTCCGCTACTACGGCGCCCTGCTGGCCTTCATGGGCTCGATCCTGGGCGTCGCGCTGGCGGCGGACCTGGTCGCGCTGTTCCTGTTCTGGGAGCTGACCAGCGTCGCCTCGTTCGTCCTGATCGGCTACCACGACGACGACCCCGAGTCGCGGTACGCCGCGCGGATGGCGATGTTCGTCACCGTCGGCGGCGGCCTGTTCCTGCTCGTGGCCCTCCTGTTGCTGTGGCAGGCCTCGGGCGCGGCGTTCGGGTCACCCACGCTCTCGCTGACGGCGATGCTGGAGAACGCCGACGCGATGCGGGCAGCCCTCCGCGAGCGAGGGGCGTTCGTCCCGGTCCTCGCCCTGGTCGCCGTCGGCGCGGGGTCGAAGTCCGCGCAGGTGCCGCTGCACTTCTGGCTGCCCAACGCGATGGCCGCGCCGACGCCCGTCTCCGCCTTCCTGCACTCCGCGACGATGGTGAAGGTCGGCGTCTACTTCCTCGGCCGGGTCCGCCCGCTGCTCTCCAGCCCCGAGTGGACGCTGCTGTTCGCCACGGTCGGGCTGGTGACCATGACGGTCACCGCGGTGCTGGCCGTCGCCGCGACCGACGTCAAGGAGCTGCTGGCCTACTCGACGGCGAGCCACCTCGGACTGATGGTCGCCGCGTTCGGGTTCACGACGGCCTACGGCGCGGCCGGCGGTACGTTTCACCTGCTCAATCACGCCGCGTTCAAGGCCGCCCTGTTTCTCGTGGCCGGTATCGTGGCCCACGAGGCCGGCACGCGGCGGATCAACGACCTCGGCGGCCTCTGGCGGGACCTCCCGATCACGGCCGCCATCACCGCGGTCGCGGCGCTCGGGATGGCGGGCATCCCCTTCTTCAACGGCTTCTACTCCAAGGAGCTGGTCTTCGCAGCGGCCTACGAGGCGGCCAGCGAACTCGGCGGCCTCGCTTGGGCGTTCCCCGTCCTCGCGACGCTGGCCAGCGTGTTCACGGTGCTGTACTCGCTTCGCTTCCTCGCGATGTTCGTCGGCGAGAAGCCGACCGCGCTGGGCGAGGTCCACCGGCCGCCGCTCGCGATGCTCGTTCCGCCGGCCGTCCTCGCCGTCGTCGCCGGGACGATCGGGATCGCGCCCGAAATCGCCGTCGGCCCGGTGATCGAACCGGCCATCGCGGCCGTCGGCGGCGGGCCCGGGGACCCACACTATGTGGTTCCGACGGAACTGTCCCCCGCGGTGGCGATGACGGCCGTCGCCATCGGCGGCGGCGCGGCGGCCTACCCGTCGTACGACCGCCTCCACCGCGGGATCCGGGGAGCGGTCGCCGGCGCGCCGCCCGCGCGGGCGAACTGGTGGTACGACCGCGCGCTCGACGGCGTCGACCGGCTCGGGGCGGCGTCGGTCCCGCGGATCCAGAACGGCCTGCTGCGGACCTACGTGGGCTGGTTCGTCGGGCCGGCCTGCGGGCTCGCACTGCTGGGCTACGCCGCGACCGGGCTGGCACTGCCCGCGGTCGACCTGATCAGCGTCTCCCCGACCGTACTGCTGGTGTTGCTGGTGGCCGTCATCGCGGCCGGCACGGCGACCACGGGCCCGTCGCACGTGACGGGCGTCCTGCTGCTCTCCGTGCTGGGGTTCATGCTCGCCATCTTCTACATCCTGGCCAGCGCGCCCGACCTCGCGCTGACGCAGCTGGTCGTCGAGACGCTGACGCTGGTGATCTTCCTGCTCGTGATCGAGGAACTGCCGGCCTACTACCGCGAGGTTGAGGAGTCGATCGCGGTCAGGGACGTCGTCCTCTCGCTGGGCGTGGGCACCACCGTCTTCGTGACCGTCCTCCTGACGGCCGGGCGGACCGAGTCCGCGCTCGCTGGCTACTTCACCGAGCAGGCGATCCCGGAGGGCGGCGGGCACAACGTCGTGAACGTGATCCTCACGGACTTCCGCGCGTTCGACACGCTCGGGGAGTCGGCGGTGATCATCGTCGCCGCGATCGCGATCCTGACGCTCGTCCTGACCCGAGACAGGGGTGAGTCGCCGTGAGCACGGTCATCACCCGGACGACGACGCGGGCCGTCGTCCCGCTGATCGTCGTCGTCGCCGTCTCGCTGTTCGTCCAGGGGCACAACCTGCCCGGCGGCGGGTTCATCGGCGGCGTCCTCACGGCCGTCGCGTTCGTGCTGATCTACATCACCTACGGACTGGACTTCCTCGAGCTGGCGCTGCTGGGCAGCGTCGCCGAGACCGGCGGGGACCCGTTCGAGGACCGCATCGTCGACGCCTACCGGCGGCTGTTCGTGTTCGGCCTAGCGCTGGCCGTCGGCAGCGGCCTGACCGCGATGGCCTTCGGCTTCCCCTTCCTCAGCCAGTCGTTCGTGATCTACCACGACGTGCCGCTGTACCACGAGATCGAACTCGCCAGCGCGCTCGCCTTCGACCTCGGCATCTACTGCGTGGTCGTCGGCGGCCTGCTAACGATCCTCTCGGTGGTGGGATCGGAATGACGCTCGTACTCGCCACGCTGCTGGGACTGTTGTTCGCCTTCGGCACCTACCTGCTGTTGCGCCGTGACCTCGTGTGGGTGATCTGGGGACTGGCCATCGTCAGCCAGGCGGCCAACGCCTACCTGCTGACGGTCGCCGGGATCGCCGTTCCGGGCGTCGAGTCCGTCCCCGTCCTCGGTCACGGGGCCGAGGGAGCGGTCCCGGAGACGGCCGACCCGCTCGTCCAGGCGCTGGTGCTGACGGCCATCGTCATCAGCTTCGGGATGACCGCCTTCGCGCTGGTGGTCACCTACCGCGTCTACGAGGAGCACGACACCATCGACGTGTTCGAGATCGGGGGTGAGCGCTGATGGCGGCCGACGCGCTCGCCGTCGCGCCGCTTCTGGTCCCGCTGCTCGCGGCCACCGCGGCGCTGCTGACGCGGCGCTGGCCCGTGATCCGGACGTCGGTCAGCGTGGCCGGCGTCGTCGCGTACGCCGGCGTCGTCGCGCTGGTCGCGTGGCGGGTCGTCGTCGCCCCGGACGCCCCCGGGGCCGTGGCCTACCAGGTCGGCGACTGGCCGGCGCCGTTCGGCATCACGCTGGTCGTCGACGCGCTGTCGGCGTTCGTGCTCGTCCTGACCGCGGCCGTCGCCCTGCCGGCGATGCTGTCCTCGGTCCGGTACCTCCTGCCGGAGGACGAGGACGTCTACTACCACCCGCTGTACCACTTCCTGCTGGTGGGCATCACCGGCGCCCTGCTGACGGGCGACCTGTTCAACCTGTTCGTCTGGTTCGAGGTGCTGCTGATGGCGACCTACGTCCTCGTCTCGTTCTACGGCGGCGTCGCGCACACGCGGGCGACGCTGTGGTTCCTGGTGCTCAACATCGTCGCCAGTGCGGTCATGCTCGTCGCTATCGGCGGCCTGTACGCGACGACGGGGACGCTCAACATGGCCGACATGGCCCGGCGGCTGGCCCGGCCGGCGGCCTCCGGCGTCGCCGTGGGGCCGGTCGTCGGGCTGTCGGCGCTCCTGTTCGCCGTCTTCGCGCTGAAGGCCGGCCTCGTTCCCTTCCAGTTCTGGGTCCCCAGCGCCTACACGGCAGCGCCGCTGCCGGCCACCGCGCTGCTGGCCGGCGCCGTCAAGAAGGTGGGCGTCTACGCCATCCTGCGGCTGTACTTCACCGTCCTGTCCCCGGCGAGCGTCCCCGTGAGCCTGCCGGGCGTCGCAGGCGACTCGCCGCTGGCCTTCCTCGGGCCCGTGCTGCTGCTCATGGCTGCCGCGAGCGTCGTCTTCGGCGGTCTGGGCGCGATCCGGGGCCGCTCCGTCGAGGAGGTGCTGGCCTACTCCAGCATCGGCCAGGTCGGGTTCATCGCGATCCCAGTGGCCATCGCCGCGCTCGTCCCGTCGCCGGCCCGGGAGCTGGCCGTCGCCGCCGGGCTGGTGTACGCGCTGAACCACACGCTCGCGAAGGGGATGCTGTTCCTGGCCGCGGCGACCGTCCGGAGCGCGGCGGGCACGAGCCGGCTGTCGGAACTGGGCGGCCTCGCCGGCCGGTTCCCGGCGCTGTCCAGCGCGTTCATGGTCGGCGCGCTGGCGCTGATCGGGATCCCGCCGCTGTCGGGCTTCTTCGGCAAGTTCCTCGTGTTCGACGCGGCCGTCCGGGCCGACCGCTCGCTGACGCTCGCGGTGCTGGTCGGCGGGTCGCTTTTGACCATCGCCTACACGACCCGGGCCTGGCTCCGCGGGTTCTGGGGGGAGCGGACGGCCGCGGTGGAGACGGCGGTCCGCGACCCGGCACAGGTCGCCGTCGTCGTCGCCATGGCGCTGGCCGTGGCGGCCGTCGGCGTCGGCTTCGAGGTGGTCTTCGCGTTCGCGGAGGCCGCGGCCGAGGCGGCGACCGACACCGACGCGTACGTGGAGGTCGTCGCTCCGACCGGAGGTGTCGAGGAATGAAGACGCGCACCTGGCCGGTGTTCGGCGTCGCGCTCGGGGCGCTGCTCGTGTTCGTCCGGGGCGTCCAGCCGACCGCCGAGGCGCTCGCCGGCCAGTTCCTGTTCGGACTGGCCATCGGACTGCCCATCGCGTACCTGTTCCGGCGGTTCTACCCCGACCGGATCGACCCGGTCCGCGGCGTCCGGGCGCTCCCGTACGTGGCGCTGTACCTCCTCGCCTTCGGCCGCGAGGTCGTCGTCGCCAACCTCGACCTCGCGTACCGGGCGCTCGCGCCGGACCCGCCGCTGGCCCCTGAGGTCATCTACGTCCCGCTGCGGGTCGAGACGGAACTGGGGATCACCAGCATCGCCAACACCGTCACGCTCACGCCCGGAACGGTCGCGCTGGACTACGACGACGACCGCAACGCCATCTACGTCCACGTGATCGACGAGCGGGACCTGTCCGACGTCGTGGCCGCCATCCGCGAGTGGGAGGACTATGCGCTCGTGGCGCTGAACGAACGGCGCCGCCCGGGCGACGAGGCCGGCGACGTCATCGTCACGGGAGGTGAGGAGAGTGGCGACTGAGGCGCCGGCCCCGGTGCTCGAACTGGCGGTCCAGGGTGCGCTGCTGCTGATCGCCGGACTCTGCGTCCTCTGTGCCTACCGCGTCGTCGCGGGGCCGACCATCCCGGACCGCGTCGTCGGCCTCGACGCCATCGCGACGAACGTCGTCGCCATCGCCGTCCTCTTCGCCGTCCTGACCGGCCGGCCGCTGTTCGTCACGGTGTCGCTCGTACTCGCGATCATCGGGTTCATCGCGACCGTCACGGTCGCGAAGTTCGTCGTCGAGGGAGACATCATCGAGTAACCATGGCCGCCACGCTCACCACCTGGATCGAGATCGCACTGATCGCCGTCGGCGCGTTCTTCCTGACCGTCGGGACCATCGGACTCCTGCGGTTCCCGAACGTATACAACCGGATGCACGCGACGAGCAAGCCGACGACGCTCGGGACCGCCACCATCTTCCTCGCCGGGTTCGTCCACTTCGGCCCCGGCACCGGCCTGCCCGCGCTGGTCGGCATCGCCTTCCTGTTCCTGACGGTCCCGACCGGCGCGCACATGATCGCCCGCTCGGCCAAGCGGATGGGCATCCCCTTCGAGTCCAACGTCACCTGGCCCGAACTGCCGGGGACGCCGGAGGACGACGAGGAGTGACAAGGCCCCGAACGGATTCGGCACAAGAGCCGTGGGTGGCACGGTCGAACGTCCACCCGTCGGCCCGCGGCCGGCGAGCGGTGACCTGCGTTCCGGTCTGCCTTCCTTTTTCCACTTCTGGAACGTGTGCCACTTCCGTTATCCTTATCCCCCGAGGCGAGCAATCGCCGGGTATGGCAGAGACAGCGCGGGGCGTCGGGTACGCCGAGCTTGCGACGCTGAAACTGCTCGCGGTCGAGGGGGCCCTCGACCGCGAGCGCAAGGTCTCCTGTGCCGACCTGGCCGACAGCCTCGATGCCTCGAACCAGACCGCCTCCAGGCGCCTCCAGCGCCTGGAGGAGGCCGGACTGGTCGAGCGCGACATCGTGAGCGACGGCCAGCTGGTGTCGATCACCGGGACGGGCGAGCAGCGACTCCAGCGCGAGTACGCCGACTACCGGCGGATCTTCGAGGGGGCGTCCGGCGTCGACCTGACTGGCGTGGTCACCTCGGGCATGGGCGAGGGACGGCACTACATCACCCTCCCGGGATACATGGAGCAGTTCATCGACAAGCTCGGCTACGAGCCCTTCGCCGGGACGCTGAACGTCGACCTCGTCGGCGAGAGCGTCCGCAGGCGGGCGCGGCTGGGCGCCGTCGAGCCGGTCACCATCGAGGGGTGGGAGGACGACGAGCGCACCTACGGGCCGGCCTACTGCTACCCCGCCTCCGTCGTCGCGGGCGACGGCGAGTACGAGCCCGCTCACGTCGTCGCGCCCGAGCGGACCCACCACGGCGAGGACCAGCTGGAGATCATCGCGCCGGAGAAGCTCCGCGAAGTGCTCGGGCTGGCCGACGGCGACGAGGTGACCATCCATGTCGAGGAGTAGCGACCGCGCCGCCGGCGCCGTCGAGGACGCCGTCGCCGCGTTCGGCCGGGGGCGACCGGTGCTGGTCCACGACGCCGCCGACCGCGAGGGCGAGACGGACCTGATCTACCCCGCCGACGCCGTCGAACCGGCGGACGTCGCGCGCATGCGCAACGACGCCGGCGGCCTGGTCTGCGTTGCACTCCCCGACGAGGTGGCCGCGACCTACGACCTCCCGTTCGTCCGCGGGGAACTCGACCACCCCGCCGCCGACGGGCACGACGTCGACTACGACGAGCGCTCGTCCTTTTCGATCACGGTCAACCACCGCGACACCTTCACCGGCATCACCGACGAGGACCGCTCGCAGACCATCACGGCGCTGGCGGACGCCGCCGCGGACGGCCGGGACGCCGCGGGCGACGAGGGGCCCGGCGCAGACGACTTCGCGGCGTCGTTCCGCT
This genomic interval from Halomicrobium urmianum contains the following:
- the ribB gene encoding 3,4-dihydroxy-2-butanone-4-phosphate synthase, coding for MSRSSDRAAGAVEDAVAAFGRGRPVLVHDAADREGETDLIYPADAVEPADVARMRNDAGGLVCVALPDEVAATYDLPFVRGELDHPAADGHDVDYDERSSFSITVNHRDTFTGITDEDRSQTITALADAAADGRDAAGDEGPGADDFAASFRSPGHVHLLRAAPGGLADRRGHTELGLALADAADRPPAVVVCEMLDDESGEALSPGAAKAYADREGLAYVEGAALVERFE
- a CDS encoding CTP-dependent riboflavin kinase; the encoded protein is MAETARGVGYAELATLKLLAVEGALDRERKVSCADLADSLDASNQTASRRLQRLEEAGLVERDIVSDGQLVSITGTGEQRLQREYADYRRIFEGASGVDLTGVVTSGMGEGRHYITLPGYMEQFIDKLGYEPFAGTLNVDLVGESVRRRARLGAVEPVTIEGWEDDERTYGPAYCYPASVVAGDGEYEPAHVVAPERTHHGEDQLEIIAPEKLREVLGLADGDEVTIHVEE